A genomic segment from Deltaproteobacteria bacterium encodes:
- the ispD gene encoding 2-C-methyl-D-erythritol 4-phosphate cytidylyltransferase, with protein sequence MNSGERSGPVVAIIPAGGVGRRFNQLQPKQFSDLGQWPVLAHTLSQFEQTASVDRVILVVPEGQEDFVRSEILERFGFQKVVRVITGGERRQDSVYNGFLALEDDIELVLIHDAVRPLVRVKTIEEVIQAARETGAAIAAVPVRDTLKLVEGETIVQTLDRSQLWQAQTPQVFDRLWLAEALSTARENGFIATDEAALIERLGRSVRIVAGAVDNIKITLPEDFILAESLLEYDHKGRDMRIGIGYDVHAFISGRKLMLGGVEVPHEQGLAGHSDADVIVHALCDAMLGAAGLPDIGVNFPDKDSQWAGMEGRAMLGQVAHKVRAAGFDLVNADLTLIAERPRIRDHVPEMIQIMAEALSTEPDRLNVKGTTTEGLGAIGRQEGLAAWAVVLLSRKRCR encoded by the coding sequence ATGAATTCGGGTGAGCGCAGCGGTCCGGTCGTAGCGATTATTCCGGCCGGAGGCGTGGGCAGACGCTTCAACCAGTTACAGCCCAAGCAGTTTTCAGACCTGGGCCAGTGGCCGGTGCTCGCTCATACCCTCTCTCAGTTTGAACAGACTGCTTCAGTGGATCGGGTCATTCTTGTTGTCCCTGAAGGGCAGGAAGATTTTGTCCGGTCTGAGATTCTGGAACGTTTTGGTTTTCAGAAGGTGGTGCGCGTCATCACCGGAGGTGAACGTCGGCAGGATTCGGTTTATAACGGCTTTCTGGCCCTGGAAGATGACATCGAATTGGTTTTAATCCATGATGCGGTTCGACCCCTGGTTCGGGTCAAGACTATCGAGGAGGTGATCCAGGCCGCGCGTGAAACTGGCGCGGCCATTGCTGCTGTTCCGGTCAGAGACACCCTTAAACTGGTCGAGGGAGAGACCATCGTCCAAACCCTGGACCGCAGCCAGCTTTGGCAGGCTCAAACCCCCCAGGTCTTTGATCGCTTATGGTTGGCCGAGGCCCTTTCTACAGCTAGGGAAAATGGCTTTATCGCTACGGATGAAGCCGCGCTCATCGAAAGGCTTGGTCGTTCGGTTCGGATTGTGGCCGGTGCGGTTGACAATATCAAGATCACTTTACCCGAAGACTTTATCCTGGCCGAGAGTCTGCTCGAGTATGATCATAAAGGTCGCGATATGCGTATTGGTATTGGATATGATGTTCATGCCTTCATTTCCGGCCGTAAATTGATGTTAGGGGGTGTGGAAGTGCCTCATGAACAGGGCCTGGCCGGTCACTCAGACGCTGACGTCATCGTTCACGCCCTCTGTGATGCCATGCTTGGCGCTGCGGGCCTGCCGGATATTGGAGTCAATTTTCCAGATAAGGATTCGCAATGGGCTGGGATGGAAGGCCGTGCCATGCTCGGTCAGGTCGCGCACAAGGTCAGGGCCGCCGGATTTGATCTGGTCAATGCGGACCTGACTCTGATCGCTGAACGACCAAGAATCAGGGATCATGTCCCGGAGATGATCCAGATCATGGCTGAAGCCCTGTCCACGGAGCCGGATCGTTTGAACGTCAAAGGCACCACCACCGAAGGTCTGGGAGCCATTGGACGCCAGGAAGGTTTGGCCGCTTGGGCCGTGGTCCTGTTGTCGCGGAAACGTTGCAGATGA